Proteins found in one Macaca nemestrina isolate mMacNem1 chromosome 4, mMacNem.hap1, whole genome shotgun sequence genomic segment:
- the LOC105475297 gene encoding protein Wnt-16: MDRAALLGLARLCALWAALLVLFPYGAQGNWMWLGIASFGVPEKLGCANLPLNSRQKELCKRKPYLLPSIREGARLGIQECRSQFRHERWNCMITAAATTAPMGASPLFGYELSSGTKETAFIYAVMAAGLVHSVTRSCSAGNMTECSCDTTLQNGGSASEGWHWGGCSDDVQYGMWFSRKFLDFPIRNTTGKENKVLLAMNLHNNEAGRQAVAKLMSVDCRCHGVSGSCAVKTCWKTMSSFEKIGHLLKDKYENSIQISDKIKRKMRRREKDQRKIPIHKDDLLYVNKSPNYCVEDKKLGIPGTQGRECNRTSDGADGCNLLCCGRGYNTHVVRHVERCECKFVWCCYVRCRRCESMTDVHTCK, translated from the exons ATGGACAGGGCGGCGCTCCTGGGACTGGCCCGCCTGTGCGCGCTGTGGGCAGCCTTGCTCGTGCTGTTCCCCTACGGAGCCCAAGGAAACTGGAT GTGGTTGGGCATTGCCTCCTTCGGGGTTCCAGAGAAGCTGGGCTGCGCCAATTTGCCGCTGAACAGCCGCCAGAAGGAGCTGTGCAAGAGGAAGCCGTACCTGCTGCCGAGCATCCGAGAGGGCGCCCGGCTGGGCATTCAGGAGTGCAGGAGTCAGTTCAGACACGAGAGATGGAACTGCATGATCACCGCTGCTGCCACCACCGCCCCGATGGGCGCCAGCCCCCTCTTTGGCTACGAGCTGAGCAGCG gcACCAAAGAGACAGCATTTATTTATGCTGTGATGGCTGCAGGCCTGGTGCATTCTGTGACCAGGTCATGCAGTGCAGGCAACATGACAGAGTGTTCCTGTGACACCACCTTGCAGAATGGCGGCTCAGCAAGTGAAGGATGGCACTGGGGGGGCTGCTCCGATGATGTCCAGTATGGCATGTGGTTCAGCAGAAAGTTCCTAGATTTCCCCATCAGAAACACCACgggcaaagaaaacaaagtactATTAGCAATGAACCTACATAACAATGAAGCTGGAAGGCAG GCTGTCGCCAAGTTGATGTCAGTAGACTGCCGCTGCCACGGAGTTTCCGGCTCCTGTGCTGTGAAAACATGCTGGAAAaccatgtcttcttttgaaaagattGGCCATTTGTTGAAGGATAAATATGAAAACAGTATccaaatatcagacaaaataaagaggaaaatgcGCAGGAGAGAAAAAGATCAGAGGAAAATACCAATCCACAAGGATGATCTGCTTTATGTTAATAAGTCTCCCAACTACTGTGTAGAAGATAAGAAACTGGGAATCCCAGGGACACAAGGCAGAGAATGCAACCGTACATCAGACGGTGCAGATGGCTGCAACCTCCTCTGCTGTGGCCGAGGTTACAACACCCACGTGGTCCGGCACGTGGAGAGGTGTGAGTGTAAGTTCGTCTGGTGCTGCTATGTCCGTTGCAGGAGGTGTGAAAGCATGACTGATGTCCACACTTGCAAGTAA